In Bradyrhizobium sp. 195, the sequence CTGGTCCCCTGACCGGCCGGCCGGGCTCGCGAATCAGCTAGACTCTGCCGAGGGCATCCTCCGGAGAGACACCTTGCAGAGCAGCGGCGGCGGCGCGCGCGCATTCCAAAACGCGCGATTGCAGAAGAAATTGATGAAGCAGGCCGACGCCGTCATCGCCGCTGCGGCGAGCGCCTATGGCCAGGGTCGATATGCCGAGACCGAGGCGCTGTGCCGTGAAATCCTGAAAGCCCTTCCGGATCATGTCGACGCCACGCACCTGCTCGGGATGTGCGCCCATGACGGCCGGCGCCTCGAGGAGGCGCAGCAGCTGCTCGAGCGCGTGATTGCGCTCGATCCGCGCTCGCACGATGCCCATAACAATCTCGCGACCGTGCATTTCGACCTCGGCAATTACCAGGAAGCGCGGCAGTGCCAGGAGAGGGCGATCGCGCTGAAGCCGAACTTCGTGGTCGCACTGACCAACCTCGGCAACACGCTGATGCATCTGGGGCTGTACGGACAGGCGATCGAGCTGCACGAGCGCGCCATCAAGTTGAAGCCGGACTACGCCGATGCGTTCTGCAATCGCGGCATGGTCGAGATATTGCTTGGACAAGTCGAGCGCGCCAAGGAAAGTTTCGATCGCGCTCTGCTGTTCCAGCCGCGTCACGCCGAGGCCATCGTCGGCAGCGGCATGGTCAGCATGGAGCTCCGGCACCACGAAGAAGCCGCAGCCAAGTTTGCCATGGCGCTGGCGATCAAGCCCGGCGCGCCAAGGATCCTGGCCCAGCGGGGGCGGCTCAGTTACGAGCTGCAGCGCTTGGAACCCGCGCTTGCGGATTTCGAAGCGGCGCTTGCGGTTTCGCCCAAGCTCGAACTCGCCCTGCGAGGGAAGGCACAAGTCTGCCTCGTCATGGGAAAGACCGCGCCGGCGATTGCGGCCGTCACCGCCTTGATCGAACAAAATCCGCGCTCCGAAATCGGATTGGCGCTGATGGGCTTCGCATTTTCGACCCAGGGAGAGATGGACACTGCGATCGAATATCTCGATCGCGCGCTGGCAGTCCGGCCGGACTACGGGGATGCGATCAGGGGAAAGATCTTCTTGCAGGACTACCGCCCCGAGGCCGATTTCACGGTCCAGCAGGCGGCGCGAAAATCCTGGTGGGATGCGATCGGCTCCAAGCTGCCGCAAAGGACGTTGCCGAAGCGGCCGCTCGATCCGGAAAAGCGGATCGTGGTGGGCTATGTCGCGGCCGAATTCCGGCAGCACTCGGCGGGACTCACCCTGCTGCCGGTGCTGCGCAATCATGATCACGCCAAGTTTGAAATCATCTGCTACTACTCCTGGCCCGGAGCGGACGAGTACACGGCCAAGTTCAAGGAACTGGCGGATGTCTGGGTTGACGCTTGGGGGCTTTCGGACGACGAACTCGCCGACCGCATTCAGGCCGACAATGTCGACATCCTGATCGACGTTTCGGGCCACACGACCGGCAACCGGCTGCAGTGTTTCGCGCGCAAGCCGGCCCCGATCCAGGCCACGGGCTTCGGACACGCGACGGGCACGGGCATGCCGACCATGGACTATGTGCTTGCCGACCCCATTTTCATTCCACCGTCGGTCCGGCATTTGTTTCCCGAAAGGATCCACGATCTGCCATGCCTGATCACGATGGAGCCCGTGACTAATCTGCAGCCTTCCGAGCTGCCGATGCTCCGCAACGGCTACGTCACCTTCGGCGTGTTCAACCGCATCTACAAGATCTCGGATGATGCGATCCGCGTGTGGTCGCGCATCATGCGGGAGGTGCCGGGATCGAAGATCATCCTCAAGCATGGTTTGCTCGATGATGCCCTGCTGCGCGACAGCCTGGTCGCACGCTTCATCGCGCAGGGCATTGCGGAGGAGGACATCACCTGCCTTGGCACCACCTCGCGCGACGACCACCTGATGGCCTTTGACAAGATCGATATTTCCCTCGACACGTTCCCGCAAAACGGCGGCATCAGCACCTGGGAATCCCTCTACAAGGGCGTACCCGTCGTCGCCAAGCTCGGCATCGGAGCCTCCTCGCGTGCCGGCGCCTCCATCGTGGCCGCCGTCGGCCTCGGCGACTGGGTCGCCGAAGATGACGATGGGTATGTCGAGATCGCCCGCAGGTTTGCCTCGCAGCCAGAGCATCTGGCGAAATTGCGCGCGGGTTTGCCGGCGCAGATCGCAGCCTCGCCCGCCGGCAATGTCGAGATCTACACGCGCGAGCTCGAAGCGGGTTACCGCCAGTTCTGGCGCGATTATTGTGCTGCCACAGCGGAACGCGGCGAGGTGGCGTAGGCGGGGCAGGCGCCCCAAGCGATGGCTCGGCCAGGTGCTGCGGTGAGCCCCGGGATATCCCGGGGGGACCCCCGGTCACGCCGACCGCCCGTCGCGGCGCGCGAATCAGTTAGACTCGCCACGGGCCATCTTCCGGAGAGACACCTTGCAGAGCAGCGCCGGCGCGCGCGCATTTCAGAATGCGCGATTGCAGAAAAAGTTGAAGAAGCAGGCCGACGCCATCATCTCCGCCGCGGCGAGCGCCTATGGCCAGGGCAGATATGCGGAGACCGAGGCACTCTGCCGCCAGATCGTGCAAGCCGTTCCGGATCATTTCGACGCCACGCACCTGCTCGGCCTGAGCGTGCAACAGGGCGGGCGCCTGGAAGAGGCGCAACAGCTGCTCGAGCGCGCGATCGCGATCGATCCGCGTTCGCACGAGGCCTACAACAATCTTGCTGCCGTACACTGTGCGCTTCACAAATTTGAGGCCGCCCGCGCGTGTCAGGAGAAGGCGATCGCGCTGAAGCCGAACTTTCCGCCGGCCCTGACCGGCCTCGGCAATACCTTGCTCCAGATGAACCTGCCCGAGCAGGCCATCGAGCTGTACGATCGCGCGATCAAGCTGAAGCCCGACTATGCCGATGCGCTCTGCAATCGTGGCCTGGCCGAGCTGGCGCTGGGCCAGTTCGAGCGGGCCAGGCAAAGTTTCGAGCGTGCTCTGTTGTTTCAGCCGCGGCACGCCGAAGCGCTCGTCGGCAAAGGCGTGGTCAGCATCGAGCTCAAGCACTACGACGAGGCGGAAGCCGCGCTCGCAGCGGCGCTCGCGCTCAGGCCCGGTTCGGCGAAGGTCCTCGCGCACCGCGGCCGGCTCAATGTTGCGCTGTCGCGGCCGGAACGAGCGGCCGCGGATTTTGACGCAGCACTTGCGCTTTCGCCCAAGCTCGAAGTGGCGTTGCGGGGGAAGGCGGAAGTCTCGCTGAGTTTGGGAAATACCGCGCAGGCGATCCTGGCCTGCACGGCGTTGCTCGAGGAAAATCCGCGCTCTGCGATCGCGCTCGCACTGCTGAGTTCCTGTTTTGCAAACCAGGGAGAGATCGCGGCCGCTATCGAACATCTCGACGCCGCCCTGGCGATCGCACCGGGCGAGCCGGACCTGATCGCGCGGAAAATCTACTTTCTGGACTTTCTCTCCGACGCGGACTTCGCGATCCAGCAGGCGGCGCGCAAATCCTGGTGGGATGCGATCGGCGCCAGATTGCCGCAAAGGAAGCTCGCGCCCCGGCAGTTCGATCCCGACAGGCGGATCGTGGTCGGTTACGTATCCGCAGAGTTCTGGTACCACTCGGCGGCGTTCGGTCTGTTACCGGTGCTCCGCCATCACGATCGCGCCCAATTCGAGATCGTCTGCTATTCGTGCTCTCCGACGCGAGACGAGATGACCGCCAGGTTCAAGTCGTTGGCGGACGTCTGGGTCGACGCCTCGCAGCTTTCGGACGACGAGCTGGCCGATCGTATTGAGGCCGACAAGGTCGATATCCTGATCGACGTGTCCGGGCATACCACCGGCAACAGGCTCCCTCTCTTCGCCCGCAAGCCGGCTCCGATCCAGGTGACGGGTTTTGGACACGCCACGGGGACCGGCCTGCAGACCATGGATTATTTGCTCGCGGATCCGATCTTCATTCCGGAATCGGCCCGCCATCTGCTGGCCGAAAAGGTTCATGATCTGCCGTGCCTGATCACGATGGATCCCATCCTGGATGTGCCCGCTTCGGAGCCTCCCATGCTCCGCAACGGCCATGTGACCTTCGGCGTCTTCAATCGCATCCCCAAGATCTCGGATGAGGCCATCCGGGTGTGGGCGAAGGTGATGCGCGAGGTGACCGGATCGAAGATCATCATCAAGCATACGCTGCTTGACGATCCGCTGGTGCGGGATGGCCTTCTCGCGCGTTTCTTGGCGCAGGGCGTCGGCGAAGAGAACATCACCTGCCTCGGCTCGTCCGAGCGCGCTGAGCATCTGCGGGCCTTTGCGAACGTCGATATTTCGCTCGATACTTTCCCGCAAAATGGCGGCGTCAGCACCTGGGAATCCCTCTATGCAGGCGTTCCGGTCGTGGCCAAGCTCGGCCACGGCGCCTCGTCGCGCGCCGGCGGCTCCATCGTGGCTGCCGTCGGTCTCAATGACTGGGTCGCCGAGGATGACGAGGGGTATGCCGCGATCGCGTGCAAATATGCGGCGCAGCCCGAGCATCTGGCAAAGTTGCGTGCAGAGCTGCCGGCACGGATCGCAGCCTCGCCCGCCGGCAATGTCGAGATCTACACGCGCAGGGTCGAGGAGGGTTATCGCCGGTTCTGGCGCGACCATTGTGCCGCGGCCTCGGAACGCGGCGAGGGCGCATAAACCGGCCGAACCGCGCGGACCTTGTGGACGCGCGTCCCCGGCCTGAGCGCGCCTGCAACGATCACACGAACGGCGGCTTGATGTTGCTGCGCTTCTCCAGCCACTCCGGCACCGGAAGGTTCTTGGCCCGCATGAAATCTGCGTTGAACAGCTTCGACTGATAGCGGCTGCCGGAATCGCACAGCACGGTGACGATGGTCTTGCCGGGCCCGAGCTGTTTTGCGAGGCGCATCGCGCCCACGATGTTGATGCCGGTCGAACCGCCGAGGCACAGGCCTTCGTGCTGGAGCAACTCGTAGATGGCGCTGACAGCTTCGGCATCGGGAATGAGATAGGCGTCGTCGACCTTGGCGGTCTCGACGATCGCAGTCGCGCGGTTGAGGCCGATGCCCTCGGTGATCGAGCCGCCGGGCGTTGCCTTGGCATCGCCGGTCCTGAAATATTCGTACATGCCGGCGCCGTGCGGATCGGCGCAGGCGATCCTCACGTTCTTGTTCTTCTCCTTCAGATAACGGCTGGCGCCGGCGAGCGTGCCGCCGCTGCCGACCGAGCAGACGAAGCCATCGACCTTGCCGCCGGTCTGCTCCCAGATCTCGGGTCCCGTGGATTCGTAATGTGCCTTGGCATTGTCGAGGTTGTTCCACTGGTCTGCGAACAGCACGCCATTGGGCTCGGTCTTGCGCAGCTCGTCCGCAAGCCGCCGGCCGACGTGTTGATAGTTGTTGGGGTTGGCATAGGGCAGGGCCGGCACCTCGATCAGCTCGGCGCCGCACAGATTCAGGAAGTCCTTCTTTTCCTGGCTCTGCGTTTCCGGGATCACGATCAGGGTGCGATAGCCGCGCGCGCTCGCCACGACCGCCAGGCCAATGCCGGTATTGCCGGCAGTCGCTTCCACCACGAGACCGCCGGGCTTGAGCTCGCCGCGCTTCTCGGCCTCCAGGATCATCCATTTGCCGGCGCGGTCCTTGACCGACTGGCCGGGGTTCATGAACTCGGCCTTGCCGAGAATGGTGCAGCCGGTCAGTTCCGAGGCGCGCTTCAGCTTGATCAGCGGGGTGTTGCCGATGGCTTCGACAACGTCGTTTCGAATGGTCATGTCGGGGAAATCGCTACCAAGGGGGTTGATCTGGTTAACCAGAACCTAGTGCTTGGGAGGGCAAAGGGGAAGGCTTTTGCGCTGCGGCGAAACCGGCTGAAGCGCCTGTCCAAACAGCGACATTCTCGAGCGCCGCGACCGGCGATGATGCGCTTGGCCGCGCGGCGGGATATCACTAGGAGGATATGACTGAACTCAGTCAGAGCACGGAAGATGATGGTCGTCACCAGCTCCTCCACGACCGCTTTTTTCCAAGGGCGAGTCGGGACGACATCAGGGAAAGTCGATGGCGGCCTGGATGGCCGAAGTCATACCTGCGCGAGGCATGGATTCCTTTCGACAACCGACAGCTTTGTGAGATGGCGGCCGGAGGGCGCGACCGAGCCGAAGCCGCGCGGGGCGTGGTGAGGCCGGATGGAAAGGCCGAGGTGCCGGTGTGGCCGCAATATCACATGAAATCTTGGTAAGCTTGTTCACATCTCCCGATGTTTTCAGAATGCGAGAAATATCTGCGAGACAGGTACCTTTTGCATTTTCATCGATCCGCTTCCGGCGCGTTGGTCCGTCCATCTCGCAACTGCGGGACTGTCCCGCGGTTCAGCGCCCGGCTAGTATCGACATCCAGGTTCCGCAGAAAGCACCGCCGCTGTGAACGAGTTGTCCAAAGCCCCCCGATTGTCCCGCCGCGAATCGGTTAATCCGGTTGCGCGGCGGCTTGATCTGCCCGGCGGGGGGTGGATGTGACACAGGATGTTCCGGCGATCGCCATGCGGCGGTCCGAAGGTTCTGCATCCCGGACGCGGCGCGCGGCGCGCTGGCTCGCGGTGTTGTGCCTCGCCGCCGGCTCGGGCGCGTGCGTGCTGACCCAGGACCTTCCCGATCCCGCCCTCGACGTTCCCACGCAGTACAAATACGCGGGCAAGGGCGATGCGCCGCCGTCATTGGATTGGTGGCGCGGCTTCCGCTCCGCAGAGCTGACGCAGCTGATGGAAGAGGCGCAGACCGTCAACCTCGACATCGCCGCCGCCGTCTCGCGCATCGTCCAGGCCGACGCCCAGGCGCGGCAGGCGGGCGCGGCGCTGTTGCCGAGCGTATCGACGGGCGGATCGGAAACCTATTCGCGCACCTCGGGCGCAAGCTCCTCGGGTCTGTCCATCGGCGGCCGCGAAGTCGTTAACTATTCGGCTTCGCTGAGCGCGAGCTATCAGCTCGACTTCTGGGGCCAGAACCGCGACGCGCTGCAGACGGCCGAGGAGACCGCCAACGCCAACCGCTTCGATCGCGACACCGTCGCGCTGACGACGCTGGCGGCCGTCGCCAACGCCTATTTCCAGGTGCTGGCCTCGCAGGACCGCATCAGGACGTCACAGCGCAACATCGCGAGCGCGCAGCGCATCCTCGACGCCGTCAGGGAACGGCGCAAGGCCGGCACCGGCACCGATCTCGATGTCGCCCAGCAGGAAAGCGTGCTTGCCAACCAGAAGGCCTTGGTGCCGCCGCTGCGCCAGACGCTGGATCAGAACGTCAACGCGCTCGCCGTGCTGGTGTCGCGCCCGCCGGAGAGCGTGCGCGTGCTCGGCGGCTCCCTGGACCGGGTCGCGATCCCGCGCGTGACGCCCGGCCTGCCGTCGGAGCTCCTGACGCAGCGACCGGACATCCGCCGGCAGGAGGCGCAGCTCGCCTCGGCGACCGCCAACATCGGTAACGCCCGCGCGCAGTTCTTTCCCGCCATCCAGCTCACCGGCAATGGCGGCTATCAGAGCTCGGCGCTGGTCTCGCTGTTCCAGCCGCATGCGGCCTTCTTCCAGCTCGTCGGCAGCGCCACCCAGCCGATCTTCGACGGCGGCAAGATCCTCGGCAATTTCGAATTCGCCAAGGCGCGGCAGGACGAACTGCTCCAGACCTACCGCAAGACTATCGTCCAGGCCTTTGCCGACGTCGACAATGCGCTGTTCTCGATCAAGCAGACCACGATCAAGCTGCAATTGCAGCGCGACGTCGTTGTCGCCTCGCGCCGCGCCTTCGATCTCTCCGAGCAGCAATTGCGCGCCGGCACCGCCGACATCGTGACCGTGCTCAACACTCAACTGACCCTGTTCCAGGCGGAAGACGCGCTGTCACAGGCGCAACTGGCCCGCCTGCTCGCCATCGTCAGCCTGTATCAGGCGCTCGGCGGCGGCTGGGAGCCGCGAATGGAGAAACCGGTCAATGCTCTTTAAGCCGGATACGAAGCAGGGCGCGGAAGAGGGGACGGCGAAAAAATCGCGCGGCCGCGGCTTCGTCATGACCTTGATCACGCTCGCCATCCTCGGCGGGCTCGGTTATCTCGGCTGGATCGCCACGCATCAGCAACAGGCCAACAACCGCAACCAGCGGCCCGATCTGCCGGTGCCCGTGTTGGCGGCGAGCCCGCGGGTACAGGACGTTCCGGTCTATCTCGACGGCGTCGGCGCGATCCGCGCGCTCAACACCGTGACGGTGCGCTCGCAGGTCGACGGCAAGCTGATCGCGGTCAATTTCACCGAGGGACAGGACGTCAAGAAGGGTGACGTGCTTGGCGAGATCGATCCGGCGATCTATCGGGCGCAATACGACCAGGCGGTCGCCAAGAAGGCGCAGGATCAGGCCCAGCTTGCCAACCAGCGCATCGACCTGACGCGCTATGAGCAGCTCGCCGCCTCCAATGCCGGCTCCAAGCAGCAGGCGGATACCCAGCGTGCGCTGGTTGCGCAGACCGAGGCACTGGTCAAAGCCGATCAGGCTGCGATCGACAACGCGGCGGCGACGCTGAGCTACACCAAGATCGTGGCGCCGCTCTCGGGGCGCGCCGGCCTGCGCCAGGTCGACCAGGGCAACATCATCCACGCCTCCGACACCACGGGTCTCGTGGTGATCACGCAGCTGCAGCCGATCGCGGTGTGGTTCAGCCTGCCGCAGCAGCAGATCATGCGGGTCAATGCCGCCGCGGCGAAAGGCGCGCTCGCGGTCGACGTGTTCGGCAATGACGGCATCACCGTGATCGATACCGGCAAGCTCACCGGCATCGACAACCAGGTTGACCAGACCACCGGCACGCTCAAGCTCAAGGCGGAATTTCCCAACGCCAATTACCAGCTCTGGCCGGGTCAGTTCGTCAATGTACGCCTCAAAGTCGAGACGTTGATGCAGGCGCTGGTGGTGCCGACATCTGCCGTCCAGCGCGGCCCGATCGGGACGTTCAGCTATATCATCGGCGAGGACAATGTCGTCTCGGCCAAGCCGGTGACGGTGACCCAGCAGAACGAGCATGACGCCGTGATCGCAAGCGGCCTGTCGGCAAACGACAAGGTCGTCACAACGGGCTTTGCCAATCTGTCGGATGGCTCGAAGGTGACCATCGGCCGCGACGACCAGACCCCGTCGGCGGATCTCGCCCCGCGCAAGCGCGCGCGCGGGCCTGACGCCCAGAAGAAGGACGGCGCCAAGGAAGGCGCTAAGGAAGGTCAGAAGGACGGACAAGGCAAGGACGGCGAGTTCCGCGCCAAGCGCAAGAGCAGCGAGGGCGACCAGAAGGGACAGACCGGGCCGGCACCGGGGCCGGGGGCATCGGGATCTGGAGCCAAGCAGCCATGATCCCGACAACAGCCGCCTGAGCGGCAGGCAGATCCCATGGGTGTTTCCGAACCCTTCATCCGACGGCCGATCGCAACTTCGCTGCTCGGCATCGCGCTGCTGATCGGCGGGCTGCTGGGCTATTTCGCGCTGCCGGTCTCGGCGCTGCCGCAGGTCGATTTCCCGACCGTGCAGGTGACGACGCAGCTTCCCGGCGCCAGCCCCGACGTGATCGCCTCGCTGATCACCGCGCCGCTGGAGCGGCAGCTCGGGCAGATCCCGTCGCTGTCGGCGATGAACTCGACGAGCTCGTTCGGCGTCAGCCAGATATCGCTGCAATTCGACCTCAACCGCGACATCGACGGCGCCACTCAGGACGTGCAGGCTGCGATCAATGCCGCGGCGGGCGTGCTGCCCAAGACGCTGCCTTACCCGCCGACCTACGCCAAGGTGAATCCGGCGGACGCGCCGGTGATGACGCTG encodes:
- a CDS encoding O-linked N-acetylglucosamine transferase, SPINDLY family protein; this encodes MQSSAGARAFQNARLQKKLKKQADAIISAAASAYGQGRYAETEALCRQIVQAVPDHFDATHLLGLSVQQGGRLEEAQQLLERAIAIDPRSHEAYNNLAAVHCALHKFEAARACQEKAIALKPNFPPALTGLGNTLLQMNLPEQAIELYDRAIKLKPDYADALCNRGLAELALGQFERARQSFERALLFQPRHAEALVGKGVVSIELKHYDEAEAALAAALALRPGSAKVLAHRGRLNVALSRPERAAADFDAALALSPKLEVALRGKAEVSLSLGNTAQAILACTALLEENPRSAIALALLSSCFANQGEIAAAIEHLDAALAIAPGEPDLIARKIYFLDFLSDADFAIQQAARKSWWDAIGARLPQRKLAPRQFDPDRRIVVGYVSAEFWYHSAAFGLLPVLRHHDRAQFEIVCYSCSPTRDEMTARFKSLADVWVDASQLSDDELADRIEADKVDILIDVSGHTTGNRLPLFARKPAPIQVTGFGHATGTGLQTMDYLLADPIFIPESARHLLAEKVHDLPCLITMDPILDVPASEPPMLRNGHVTFGVFNRIPKISDEAIRVWAKVMREVTGSKIIIKHTLLDDPLVRDGLLARFLAQGVGEENITCLGSSERAEHLRAFANVDISLDTFPQNGGVSTWESLYAGVPVVAKLGHGASSRAGGSIVAAVGLNDWVAEDDEGYAAIACKYAAQPEHLAKLRAELPARIAASPAGNVEIYTRRVEEGYRRFWRDHCAAASERGEGA
- a CDS encoding cysteine synthase A; its protein translation is MTIRNDVVEAIGNTPLIKLKRASELTGCTILGKAEFMNPGQSVKDRAGKWMILEAEKRGELKPGGLVVEATAGNTGIGLAVVASARGYRTLIVIPETQSQEKKDFLNLCGAELIEVPALPYANPNNYQHVGRRLADELRKTEPNGVLFADQWNNLDNAKAHYESTGPEIWEQTGGKVDGFVCSVGSGGTLAGASRYLKEKNKNVRIACADPHGAGMYEYFRTGDAKATPGGSITEGIGLNRATAIVETAKVDDAYLIPDAEAVSAIYELLQHEGLCLGGSTGINIVGAMRLAKQLGPGKTIVTVLCDSGSRYQSKLFNADFMRAKNLPVPEWLEKRSNIKPPFV
- a CDS encoding O-linked N-acetylglucosamine transferase family protein; the encoded protein is MQSSGGGARAFQNARLQKKLMKQADAVIAAAASAYGQGRYAETEALCREILKALPDHVDATHLLGMCAHDGRRLEEAQQLLERVIALDPRSHDAHNNLATVHFDLGNYQEARQCQERAIALKPNFVVALTNLGNTLMHLGLYGQAIELHERAIKLKPDYADAFCNRGMVEILLGQVERAKESFDRALLFQPRHAEAIVGSGMVSMELRHHEEAAAKFAMALAIKPGAPRILAQRGRLSYELQRLEPALADFEAALAVSPKLELALRGKAQVCLVMGKTAPAIAAVTALIEQNPRSEIGLALMGFAFSTQGEMDTAIEYLDRALAVRPDYGDAIRGKIFLQDYRPEADFTVQQAARKSWWDAIGSKLPQRTLPKRPLDPEKRIVVGYVAAEFRQHSAGLTLLPVLRNHDHAKFEIICYYSWPGADEYTAKFKELADVWVDAWGLSDDELADRIQADNVDILIDVSGHTTGNRLQCFARKPAPIQATGFGHATGTGMPTMDYVLADPIFIPPSVRHLFPERIHDLPCLITMEPVTNLQPSELPMLRNGYVTFGVFNRIYKISDDAIRVWSRIMREVPGSKIILKHGLLDDALLRDSLVARFIAQGIAEEDITCLGTTSRDDHLMAFDKIDISLDTFPQNGGISTWESLYKGVPVVAKLGIGASSRAGASIVAAVGLGDWVAEDDDGYVEIARRFASQPEHLAKLRAGLPAQIAASPAGNVEIYTRELEAGYRQFWRDYCAATAERGEVA
- a CDS encoding efflux RND transporter periplasmic adaptor subunit, with translation MLFKPDTKQGAEEGTAKKSRGRGFVMTLITLAILGGLGYLGWIATHQQQANNRNQRPDLPVPVLAASPRVQDVPVYLDGVGAIRALNTVTVRSQVDGKLIAVNFTEGQDVKKGDVLGEIDPAIYRAQYDQAVAKKAQDQAQLANQRIDLTRYEQLAASNAGSKQQADTQRALVAQTEALVKADQAAIDNAAATLSYTKIVAPLSGRAGLRQVDQGNIIHASDTTGLVVITQLQPIAVWFSLPQQQIMRVNAAAAKGALAVDVFGNDGITVIDTGKLTGIDNQVDQTTGTLKLKAEFPNANYQLWPGQFVNVRLKVETLMQALVVPTSAVQRGPIGTFSYIIGEDNVVSAKPVTVTQQNEHDAVIASGLSANDKVVTTGFANLSDGSKVTIGRDDQTPSADLAPRKRARGPDAQKKDGAKEGAKEGQKDGQGKDGEFRAKRKSSEGDQKGQTGPAPGPGASGSGAKQP
- a CDS encoding efflux transporter outer membrane subunit; this encodes MDVTQDVPAIAMRRSEGSASRTRRAARWLAVLCLAAGSGACVLTQDLPDPALDVPTQYKYAGKGDAPPSLDWWRGFRSAELTQLMEEAQTVNLDIAAAVSRIVQADAQARQAGAALLPSVSTGGSETYSRTSGASSSGLSIGGREVVNYSASLSASYQLDFWGQNRDALQTAEETANANRFDRDTVALTTLAAVANAYFQVLASQDRIRTSQRNIASAQRILDAVRERRKAGTGTDLDVAQQESVLANQKALVPPLRQTLDQNVNALAVLVSRPPESVRVLGGSLDRVAIPRVTPGLPSELLTQRPDIRRQEAQLASATANIGNARAQFFPAIQLTGNGGYQSSALVSLFQPHAAFFQLVGSATQPIFDGGKILGNFEFAKARQDELLQTYRKTIVQAFADVDNALFSIKQTTIKLQLQRDVVVASRRAFDLSEQQLRAGTADIVTVLNTQLTLFQAEDALSQAQLARLLAIVSLYQALGGGWEPRMEKPVNAL